A DNA window from Enoplosus armatus isolate fEnoArm2 chromosome 9, fEnoArm2.hap1, whole genome shotgun sequence contains the following coding sequences:
- the l3mbtl1b gene encoding lethal(3)malignant brain tumor-like protein 4 translates to MTDTPPSDGPSQGAEFDMMGALDWKDGIATLPGSDIRFRMTEFGTLEIVNDLEVKGQETQPNCKTLDPAQSHTPTPPPEGQSQTGTATAPANQSQPGSSQVKEGPSMEGPSVEVGPSVEVGSSADMGPNGELSRCRACGGSVPRDALFQGKFCSSICAQPSSGRSSPGEARESQAVEGERLGKRVRKKRKIYMDSGDEEEDNQEEPEEKAKTTKGRRGAKMAKLVTAPPNKKRAWSWPAYLEEERAIAAPVKLFKEHQSFPQSRNSFKVGMKLEGLDPSHPSLFCVLTVAEIQGYRVRLHFDGYPECYDFWANADSWDMKPAGWCEKNGHKLLLPKGCKDGEFNWSMYVKNCRGQLAPKHLFKSLNTSVTPSGFRAGMKLEAVDRKNPSLICVATIAAVVDNRLLIHFDNWDDTYDYWCDASSPYIHPVGFCEEAELTLTTPAEYKQPKSFSWEKYLEETGTQAAPARAFKPRPPHGFQIGMKVEAVDKRNPMLIRVATIVDTEDHRLNINFDGWSSEYDYWVETDCPDLHPVGWCQKTGHPLQYPNGSSDVLTAPGQGCPTPGCNGIGHIRGPRYGTHYTQVSCPYSEMNLNKEGLLPDRLSGERPLALSGPHPRGRRPDPQTNTTTQTSSTSDKLEGAEDSQNRKPVTAEAERSGRNSQLEPPGGASEQSHNGTRPKRTAPVPKYLKMHYVKEEIGDSKASPDAISLQQALHESVFSPGISASPPHRVALCWDKHCQLLPEVLGLTAKRVATWSAEEVVSFVKGLPGCKEHAATFKTEQIDGEAFLLLTQADIVKILSIKLGPALKIYNSILMLKNADEE, encoded by the exons ATGACGGACACTCCACCAAGTGATGGCCCCTCACAGGGAGCTGAGTTTGACATGATGGGTGCTCTGGACTGGAAGGATGGTATTGCCACGCTGCCAGGCAGTGACATCAGG TTCCGCATGACAGAGTTTGGGACTCTTGAGATTGTCAATGACCTAGAGGTCAAAGGGCAGGAGACACAGCCTAACTGTAAGACCTTGGACCCAGCACAGTCTCACactcccacccctcctccagAGGGCCAATCACAGACTGGCACAGCCACagctccagccaatcagagccagCCAGGATCGTCTCAAGTTAAAG AGGGCCCCAGTATGGAGGGCCCCAGTGTGGAGGTTGGTCCCAGTGTTGAAGTTGGCTCTAGCGCAGACATGGGCCCAAATGGGGAGCTGTCAAGGTGCCGGGCCTGTGGTGGCAGTGTTCCCCGGGATGCCCTCTTTCAGGGCAAATTTTGTAGCTCCATCTGTGCCCAGCCCTCCAGTGGAAG ATCGTCTCCAGGGGAAGCCAGGGAGAGTCAAGCAGTTGAGGGTGAGAGGCTGGGTAAACGTGTGCGCAAAAAGAGGAAGATCTATATGGATTctggtgatgaagaggaagacaaCCAAGAAGAACCAGAG GAAAAAGCCAAGACTACCAAAGGCAGAAGAGGTGCCAAAATGGCCAAACTGG TGACTGCCCCACCCAATAAGAAACGGGCATGGAGCTGGCCTGCTTACTTGGAAGAGGAGAGAGCCATCGCTGCGCCTGTTAAACTATTCAAAGAG CACCAGTCGTTTCCTCAAAGCAGGAACAGTTTTAAGGTGGGAATGAAGCTGGAGGGGCTGGACCCGTCTCACCCGTCTCTGTTCTGTGTACTTACTGTTGCAGAG ATCCAAGGCTATAGGGTGAGGCTCCACTTTGATGGTTACCCAGAATGCTACGACTTCTGGGCCAACGCCGACTCGTGGGATATGAAACCAGCTGGCTGGTGTGAGAAGAATGGACATAAGTTATTGTTGCCTaaag GTTGTAAAGATGGAGAGTTTAATTGGAGCATGTATGTGAAGAACTGCAGGGGTCAGCTGGCCCCAAAACACCTTTTCAAGAGCCTCAACACA TCTGTCACTCCGTCTGGATTCAGAGCCGGGATGAAGCTGGAGGCGGTCGACAGGAAGAACCCATCGTTGATCTGTGTAGCAAccattgctgctgttgttgacaaCCGACTGCTCATTCATTTTGACAACTGGGATGACACTTATGATTATTG gTGTGACGCTAGCAGTCCATACATCCATCCTGTGGGGTTCTGTGAAGAGGCTGAGCTAACTCTGACCACTCCAGCTG AATATAAGCAACCCAAGAGTTTCTCATGGGAGAAATATCTGGAAGAGACGGGCACACAGGCTGCTCCTGCTCGGGCTTTCAAACCT CGACCTCCACATGGCTTCCAGATTGGGATGAAAGTGGAAGCTGTCGATAAGAGGAACCCCATGCTCATCCGCGTGGCAACTATAGTGGACACAGAGGACCACCGACTAAAC ATTAATTTTGATGGCTGGAGTTCAGAGTATGACTACTGGGTGGAGACAGACTGTCCAGATCTGCACCCTGTAGGGTGGTGTCAGAAAACTGGACACCCACTGCAATACCCGAATG gcTCCAGTGATGTGTTGACTGCCCCAGGACAAGGATGTCCTACCCCAGGATGCAATGGGATTGGCCACATCAGAGGACCTCGCTATGGGACCCACTACAC TCAGGTGAGCTGTCCCTACTCGGAGATGAATCTGAACAAGGAGGGCTTGCTGCCAGATCGCCTCAGCGGAGAGCGACCTCTCGCCCTCAGTGGACCTCATCCTCGTGGACGACGCCCCGATCCTCAAACAAACACTACGACGCAGACCTCTTCAACGTCAGACAAGCTGGAAGGAGCCGAAGACTCCCAGAACAG GAAACCGGTGACAGCTGAAGCTGAGCGTTCAGGACGCAACAGCCAGCTAGAGCCACCGGGTGGAGCCAGTGAGCAGAGCCACAATGGAACGAGGCCTAAACG AACTGCTCCAGTTCCCAAATACCTGAAAATGCACTACGTTAAAGAGGAGATTGGCGATAGTAAAG CCTCTCCAGACGCCATCTCTCTCCAGCAGGCCCTCCACGAGTCTGTGTTTTCCCCCGgcatctctgcctctcccccCCACCGGGTGGCTCTCTGCTGGGACAAACACTGCCAGCTGCTGCCTGAGGTCCTGGGGCTGACTGCCAAGAGAGTGGCCACTTGGAGCGCTGAGGAG GTGGTCAGTTTTGTCAAAGGACTTCCAGGATGTAAAGAACATGCTGCTACATTTAAAACTGAG caaaTAGATGGCGAGGCCTTCCTGCTGCTCACCCAAGCGGACATCGTCAAGATCCTGTCAATCAAGTTAGGACCTGCCCTGAAGATCTACAACTCCATCCTCATGTTGAAGAACGCAGACGAAGAGTAA